In Thermorudis peleae, a genomic segment contains:
- the thiE gene encoding thiamine phosphate synthase gives MQRGAWSPERLRAALRVYVITDQTLARGRSQAELVAQALEGGATAVQLRWKSGPLRDAVELGRVLRQLCRAAGALFIVNDRLDLALAVEADGVHLGVTDLPVAEARRLGGDDLVIGFSPETLEQAQEAEAAGADYLGVGPIYATTTKPDAGAPVGVAHVQAIVQRVHIPVVGIGGITAANAAEVIRAGAAGVAVIAAVFGAEDVRGAAAALRQVVDAARGERGR, from the coding sequence GTGCAGCGGGGTGCCTGGTCGCCAGAACGACTGCGGGCTGCGTTGCGCGTCTACGTCATCACTGACCAGACGTTAGCGCGTGGCCGCTCGCAAGCCGAACTCGTTGCCCAGGCCCTTGAAGGTGGAGCAACAGCTGTGCAGCTCCGTTGGAAGAGCGGCCCGCTACGGGATGCGGTCGAATTGGGGCGTGTGCTGCGCCAGCTCTGCCGTGCAGCTGGGGCCCTCTTTATCGTCAACGACCGCCTTGACCTTGCGCTCGCGGTCGAGGCGGATGGCGTACACCTCGGGGTGACGGATCTGCCGGTTGCTGAGGCGCGACGGCTAGGCGGAGATGATCTCGTCATTGGCTTTTCGCCAGAGACGCTCGAGCAGGCGCAAGAGGCTGAAGCAGCAGGTGCAGACTACCTTGGTGTTGGGCCGATTTATGCCACGACGACGAAGCCCGACGCCGGTGCGCCAGTGGGCGTGGCACATGTACAGGCGATCGTGCAGCGTGTCCATATTCCAGTCGTTGGTATTGGGGGAATTACCGCGGCGAACGCAGCGGAGGTGATCCGAGCTGGCGCCGCCGGAGTTGCCGTGATCGCCGCGGTCTTTGGTGCTGAAGACGTGCGCGGGGCAGCGGCTGCGTTACGCCAGGTCGTCGACGCTGCACGAGGTGAGCGCGGCAGATGA
- a CDS encoding thiazole synthase: MVETAETVRVEDRPLKIADREFRSRLILGTGKWRSHEEMLAAFEAAECEMITVALRRINFDDPQSRSILEVIDWSKYQILPNTAGCRTAEEAIRVARLARAMGLSNWIKLEVIPDPKYLLPDPIGTFEAARVLVREGFVVLPYINADPVLAKRLEEIGCATVMPLGSPIGSGQGLPDFRGIQIIIEQANVPVIVDAGIGAPSDAALAMELGADACLINTAIAQAGDPVRMARAMRLAIEAGRLCYLAGRIPKKPYAAASSPLEGIVGRS, from the coding sequence ATGGTCGAAACGGCTGAAACAGTTCGGGTGGAAGATCGTCCACTGAAGATCGCCGACCGCGAGTTCCGCTCGCGACTCATTCTTGGCACGGGAAAGTGGCGCTCGCATGAGGAGATGCTGGCGGCGTTTGAGGCAGCCGAGTGCGAGATGATTACAGTGGCGCTCCGGCGCATCAACTTCGACGATCCGCAGAGCCGCAGTATCCTTGAAGTCATCGACTGGTCAAAGTATCAGATTCTGCCGAACACCGCTGGTTGCCGCACAGCGGAAGAGGCGATCCGCGTGGCACGGCTTGCGCGGGCGATGGGACTCTCGAATTGGATTAAGCTTGAGGTGATTCCCGACCCGAAGTACTTGCTGCCCGATCCCATTGGGACCTTTGAAGCGGCACGTGTGCTTGTCCGCGAAGGCTTCGTTGTCCTGCCCTACATCAACGCTGACCCTGTGCTCGCCAAGCGACTGGAGGAGATCGGCTGTGCAACGGTGATGCCGCTTGGTTCGCCGATTGGCTCAGGGCAAGGCTTGCCAGATTTTCGCGGCATCCAAATCATCATCGAGCAGGCGAACGTACCGGTGATTGTGGATGCGGGTATTGGCGCACCATCTGACGCTGCGTTGGCAATGGAACTGGGAGCCGATGCCTGCCTGATTAACACGGCGATTGCGCAAGCTGGTGACCCTGTAAGAATGGCACGGGCGATGCGGCTGGCAATTGAAGCTGGGCGGCTCTGCTACTTGGCTGGGCGCATCCCGAAGAAGCCGTATGCCGCGGCCAGCAGCCCGCTCGAAGGCATCGTTGGACGGAGCTAA
- a CDS encoding peptide ABC transporter substrate-binding protein → MSRKRLSRKWLVWLTLLSLFLPTLVACGGGNATPTPAPQQQQASPTAAAAQTPQATKAASATTPTAQGTQATGNKVLRIHEYTYPDIFDPQKSSFSNEIAVLHMNYEGLTQLDKNMKTVPAAAESWEFSPDGLTLTFHLRAGLKYSDGTPLTAENFRYAVERTCDPKTAGEYQSILFDIVGCEDFASVDPKDTQKYEAARQKLGVSAPDDRTLVIKLTHPAPYFPTIASLWVFYPARKELIEKGGDNWWKDPKLQIGNGPFQITEIVEDQLIRFKANPNYWAGRPKLDGIDIVYQKESSVALEAYKAGQLDMFSPDPSQLPAIKNDPELSKQLVQYTAATTINLSFNLTKEPFTDKNVRLAFSYAFDRKTYCEQVRNGDCKPTLEWIPPGIPGNANIDKYGFDPQKAKEALAQSKYGGPDKLPPIKLTYNSDDPANQARMEWIAGQFRDILGVNITLDPVDGKTLVAMRKDIKTYPQMTPAGWIEDYPDPQNWLSVYWKCDATFAQRFGYCNKQFDDLVTQADKELDPNKRVQLYQQAEQILVDDVPGPFLYNPINRFLVKPYVTGYTPTPSDDAFPGEFGSLLTLDIQPH, encoded by the coding sequence ATGTCAAGGAAACGCTTGAGCCGCAAATGGCTCGTTTGGTTGACGTTGCTTTCGCTCTTCCTGCCGACGCTTGTCGCGTGCGGCGGTGGGAACGCGACGCCGACGCCAGCCCCCCAGCAGCAACAAGCTTCGCCGACGGCAGCGGCAGCACAAACGCCACAAGCAACCAAGGCCGCGAGCGCAACGACGCCAACTGCCCAAGGAACACAGGCAACGGGGAATAAAGTCCTTCGCATTCACGAGTACACCTACCCCGATATCTTCGATCCTCAGAAGAGCTCTTTCAGTAACGAAATCGCTGTCCTGCATATGAACTACGAAGGCTTGACGCAGCTCGACAAGAACATGAAGACCGTGCCAGCAGCGGCAGAGTCGTGGGAGTTTAGCCCCGACGGGCTGACCCTGACGTTCCATCTCCGCGCTGGCCTGAAGTACAGCGACGGGACGCCGCTAACGGCCGAGAACTTCCGTTACGCTGTCGAGCGCACCTGCGACCCCAAGACCGCGGGCGAGTACCAATCGATTCTCTTTGACATCGTCGGCTGCGAGGACTTTGCGAGTGTTGACCCGAAGGACACGCAGAAGTACGAAGCAGCCCGGCAAAAGCTCGGTGTTTCGGCGCCGGACGATCGGACGCTGGTGATTAAGCTAACACACCCAGCGCCGTACTTCCCGACCATTGCATCGCTTTGGGTCTTCTACCCGGCTCGTAAAGAGCTGATCGAGAAAGGCGGTGACAACTGGTGGAAGGACCCGAAGCTGCAGATCGGCAATGGCCCGTTCCAGATCACCGAGATCGTCGAGGATCAGCTGATTCGCTTTAAGGCGAATCCCAACTACTGGGCAGGTCGGCCCAAGCTCGATGGTATTGACATCGTCTATCAGAAAGAGAGTAGCGTTGCGCTCGAAGCCTATAAGGCTGGCCAACTTGACATGTTCTCGCCTGATCCCTCACAGTTGCCAGCAATTAAGAACGATCCTGAACTGAGCAAGCAGCTCGTCCAGTACACCGCCGCGACCACGATTAACCTGTCGTTCAACCTGACGAAGGAGCCGTTTACCGACAAAAACGTCCGGCTTGCCTTCTCTTATGCGTTCGACCGCAAGACCTATTGCGAGCAGGTGCGTAACGGTGACTGCAAGCCGACGCTTGAGTGGATTCCGCCTGGGATTCCCGGCAACGCCAACATCGACAAGTATGGATTTGACCCACAGAAAGCAAAGGAAGCACTAGCGCAGTCGAAGTATGGCGGTCCGGATAAGCTGCCGCCGATCAAGCTGACCTACAACAGTGACGATCCTGCGAACCAGGCGCGCATGGAATGGATTGCGGGCCAGTTCCGCGACATTCTCGGCGTCAACATTACCCTTGATCCGGTCGACGGTAAGACGCTGGTGGCCATGCGCAAGGACATCAAGACGTATCCGCAGATGACACCAGCTGGCTGGATCGAGGACTATCCAGACCCGCAGAACTGGCTCAGTGTGTACTGGAAGTGCGATGCGACCTTTGCGCAGCGCTTCGGGTATTGCAATAAGCAATTTGACGATCTCGTGACCCAGGCTGACAAGGAGCTTGACCCGAACAAGCGCGTGCAGCTCTATCAGCAGGCTGAGCAAATCTTGGTGGATGACGTGCCCGGTCCCTTCCTGTACAACCCGATCAATCGCTTCCTGGTCAAGCCGTATGTGACTGGGTACACGCCAACGCCAAGTGATGATGCCTTCCCGGGTGAGTTCGGGTCACTGCTCACGCTTGATATTCAGCCCCACTAA
- a CDS encoding thiamine phosphate synthase — protein sequence MKHIPRFHVLSQRTLLPLATLIDLLEPLAAAGVEAFHLREKDLPGGILLDLAQQCRQRLGGQAALFVNERLDVALLSQADGVQLPEQGIPVAAARHLLGPHMLIGRSVHDVAGARHAEEAGADFLLFGNVYETTSKPGVTGRGLAALREVVAACHLPVIAIGGITPERVPEVLAVGAWGIAVISGVLAASDPVAAARRYHQALNEGDGRAA from the coding sequence ATGAAGCACATTCCACGCTTCCACGTGCTGAGTCAGCGTACGTTGTTGCCACTGGCAACCCTCATCGATCTGCTCGAGCCGTTGGCGGCGGCGGGCGTCGAGGCGTTCCACCTCCGGGAGAAGGATCTTCCTGGTGGCATCTTGCTTGACCTCGCGCAGCAGTGTCGCCAGCGATTAGGGGGACAAGCAGCGCTCTTTGTTAACGAGCGGCTGGATGTTGCGCTGCTGTCCCAGGCTGACGGTGTGCAGTTGCCAGAACAGGGCATCCCAGTAGCGGCAGCGCGGCATCTGCTCGGCCCGCACATGCTAATTGGCCGGTCGGTGCACGATGTTGCGGGAGCGCGGCATGCCGAGGAGGCGGGAGCCGACTTCCTTCTCTTCGGCAATGTCTACGAGACGACGAGCAAGCCTGGCGTGACGGGCCGTGGGCTTGCTGCCCTGCGCGAGGTCGTGGCAGCCTGTCACCTGCCCGTGATCGCGATCGGCGGGATCACGCCTGAGCGGGTGCCCGAGGTGCTGGCGGTCGGCGCGTGGGGGATCGCGGTCATCTCGGGGGTGCTCGCGGCGTCAGACCCAGTGGCGGCAGCGCGGCGCTATCACCAAGCGCTGAATGAGGGGGATGGCCGTGCAGCTTGA
- a CDS encoding DMT family transporter: MNGHRAWIDAWLPHTGQFVVAVGLTLANLAFNIIAGAAFRFSADSATWERFLFWQVIGNVAGFITVITLTALLRLVPLSIAYPVTTGLAVIGVQVLAAAWLFHEPITPRGWLGTFFIVAGILIIGRKGR, translated from the coding sequence ATGAACGGTCACCGCGCGTGGATCGATGCCTGGTTGCCACACACTGGCCAGTTCGTCGTCGCGGTCGGGCTAACACTTGCCAATCTCGCGTTTAATATCATCGCTGGAGCAGCGTTTCGCTTCTCGGCTGATAGCGCAACATGGGAACGCTTTCTCTTCTGGCAAGTAATCGGCAATGTGGCTGGCTTCATCACCGTCATCACGCTGACGGCGTTGCTCCGCCTCGTGCCACTTTCCATTGCGTACCCGGTGACGACTGGGCTGGCGGTTATCGGCGTCCAAGTGCTCGCCGCAGCCTGGCTCTTTCATGAGCCGATCACTCCGCGGGGTTGGCTTGGCACTTTCTTCATCGTGGCCGGCATCCTGATCATCGGCCGAAAGGGGAGATAA
- the thiD gene encoding bifunctional hydroxymethylpyrimidine kinase/phosphomethylpyrimidine kinase — MTAHTVPKAVTIAGSDSGAGAGIQADLKTFSALGVYGSTVITAVTAQNTLGVAAVHDIPPEIVRAQLDAVMTDIGAQAAKTGMLSSALIIDAVAAGIRAHGIRNLVVDPVMVAKSGDRLLREDAIAALKQQIFPLALVITPNIWEAQVLTGYEITSEADMREAARALYALGPRYVVVKGGHLAGEPVDLLFDGESFERFVLPRVPTRHTHGTGCTFSAAIAAFLARGHDVPSAVWQAKCYLHEALQHAYPIGAGQSPVHHFYAWWPARAEAQQEVQ; from the coding sequence ATGACGGCACACACTGTGCCCAAAGCGGTGACCATCGCCGGCTCGGACTCCGGGGCAGGCGCTGGAATTCAGGCTGACCTCAAGACCTTCTCAGCGCTCGGCGTCTACGGGTCAACGGTGATTACGGCTGTAACGGCGCAAAACACCCTCGGTGTGGCAGCCGTGCACGACATTCCACCCGAAATTGTTCGCGCGCAGCTTGACGCGGTGATGACGGACATCGGGGCACAAGCGGCTAAGACCGGCATGCTGAGTTCCGCGCTGATTATCGACGCCGTCGCCGCTGGGATTCGGGCGCATGGTATCCGCAACCTGGTCGTTGACCCGGTTATGGTTGCCAAAAGTGGCGATCGACTGCTGCGTGAGGATGCAATTGCTGCGCTGAAGCAACAGATTTTTCCCCTTGCGCTCGTCATTACTCCAAACATCTGGGAGGCACAGGTGCTGACAGGGTATGAGATCACGAGTGAGGCTGATATGCGCGAGGCAGCTCGTGCTCTCTATGCGCTCGGCCCACGGTACGTCGTCGTGAAAGGCGGACACCTGGCTGGTGAGCCGGTTGATCTCCTCTTCGACGGCGAGTCATTCGAACGCTTCGTCTTACCCCGCGTGCCGACACGCCACACCCATGGCACGGGATGCACATTCTCGGCCGCGATTGCTGCATTCCTGGCGCGTGGGCATGACGTGCCAAGTGCGGTCTGGCAAGCAAAATGCTATTTACACGAGGCGTTACAGCATGCGTATCCGATCGGCGCGGGGCAGTCGCCAGTTCACCATTTTTATGCATGGTGGCCAGCCAGGGCTGAAGCACAGCAGGAGGTGCAGTGA
- the thiS gene encoding sulfur carrier protein ThiS — translation MAVQLELVINGKRMTLESVQTIADLLRVRGLNPQLVAVEHNGEIVPRDQFDQRVLHDGDQLEIVHFVGGGSPAHGTRSRIRRHPGRPVPR, via the coding sequence ATGGCCGTGCAGCTTGAGTTAGTGATCAATGGTAAGCGGATGACGCTCGAGAGCGTGCAGACGATTGCTGACTTGCTCCGTGTACGGGGACTAAACCCGCAACTAGTCGCCGTCGAGCACAATGGTGAAATTGTGCCCCGCGATCAGTTTGACCAGCGTGTATTGCACGATGGTGACCAGCTGGAGATTGTCCACTTCGTCGGGGGTGGCAGTCCGGCGCACGGCACCCGTTCTAGGATAAGGAGGCATCCTGGTCGTCCTGTGCCTCGGTGA
- a CDS encoding endonuclease III domain-containing protein, which produces MTDIDLARALERIREAIRPYPPAALFALAEEGYRSTFEVLVACVLSIRTRDETTVPVARRLFAEARTPEALLQLASSRLLELIRPVTFAEQKVETLHAIARDVLTRYHGEVPCTDEALRGFRGVGPKCANLTLTIACGIPRIAVDVHVQRIVNRWGYVRTRTPEETLQALEARVPRALWGEINPLLVPFGKHYCTPKRPWCSRCPVADMCARVGVSISR; this is translated from the coding sequence GTGACCGACATTGATCTTGCCCGTGCACTTGAGCGGATCCGTGAGGCCATTCGCCCGTATCCACCAGCGGCGCTCTTCGCGCTGGCTGAGGAGGGATACCGCTCAACCTTTGAGGTGCTCGTTGCCTGTGTGCTCTCCATCCGCACGCGCGATGAGACAACAGTGCCGGTTGCACGGCGGCTGTTTGCTGAGGCGCGCACGCCAGAAGCCTTGCTGCAGCTTGCTTCGTCTCGGCTCCTCGAACTAATCCGCCCGGTGACGTTTGCCGAGCAGAAAGTTGAAACGCTGCACGCGATTGCCCGCGACGTGCTGACACGCTATCACGGAGAAGTGCCGTGCACCGATGAAGCATTGCGCGGGTTTCGGGGCGTTGGCCCGAAATGCGCGAACCTCACCCTGACGATTGCCTGTGGCATCCCGCGCATCGCAGTCGACGTCCATGTCCAGCGCATCGTCAACCGCTGGGGATACGTGCGGACGCGCACACCAGAGGAGACGCTCCAGGCACTTGAGGCACGCGTGCCCCGGGCACTCTGGGGAGAAATCAACCCGCTGCTTGTGCCGTTCGGCAAGCATTACTGCACGCCGAAACGGCCGTGGTGTTCGCGTTGCCCGGTTGCCGACATGTGCGCGCGTGTCGGCGTCAGCATCTCACGCTAA
- a CDS encoding MGMT family protein — MTDTTKLSPFAARVFAIVKRIPPGRVTTYGRIARAAGAGRSARMVGWLLHHSPPDVAAVAHRVVNRNGELTGGWAWGHPAIMRGLLEAEGVRFVAEYQVDLAAHLWEPPLLTEAQDDQDASLS, encoded by the coding sequence ATGACTGACACGACCAAACTGAGCCCGTTCGCGGCGCGCGTCTTCGCCATCGTCAAACGGATTCCACCAGGGCGTGTCACCACCTACGGTAGAATCGCGCGGGCTGCTGGCGCTGGGCGCTCAGCCCGCATGGTCGGCTGGCTATTGCACCACTCCCCGCCAGACGTCGCAGCAGTTGCCCACCGTGTCGTCAATCGCAACGGTGAGCTGACTGGTGGCTGGGCCTGGGGGCACCCAGCCATCATGCGCGGGTTGCTCGAAGCTGAAGGGGTTCGCTTCGTCGCCGAGTACCAGGTTGATCTGGCCGCACATCTCTGGGAGCCACCGCTGCTCACCGAGGCACAGGACGACCAGGATGCCTCCTTATCCTAG
- a CDS encoding ABC transporter permease, whose translation MFLSFVIRRVLWLIPVILTVSFITFFLMHRAPGGPWDQEKNVAPATLEALNAKFGLDKPEWFNPDEVRTAWAHGERNPLRLARDFLDSQFFNYLFNLAHGDLGPSYRSRGSESVQSILIRKFPVTAKVGLVATVFALVVGIPLGVFGALRQNSWIDYLSLGIATTGVSVPSFIIGVLLIIALSQWFGVKPIRSPEEWEGFSTAYILPGIVLGLGTMSYITRLTRSAMLEVIRQDYIRTARAKGLREPTIITRHMLRNALISVITILGPAIAGLVTGSFIIESIFNVPGMGREYVQAIAARDYSMIMGTTLFYAVMVAIANLWVDIMYGLLDPRIRI comes from the coding sequence ATGTTTCTCAGCTTTGTGATTCGGCGCGTACTCTGGCTCATCCCCGTCATCCTGACGGTCTCATTCATCACGTTCTTCTTGATGCACCGTGCCCCTGGTGGGCCGTGGGATCAAGAGAAGAATGTTGCACCAGCGACGTTGGAAGCGCTGAACGCGAAGTTCGGCTTAGATAAGCCAGAATGGTTTAACCCTGATGAAGTGCGAACGGCGTGGGCTCATGGTGAGCGCAATCCCTTGCGCCTAGCCCGTGATTTCCTGGACAGCCAGTTCTTCAACTATCTCTTCAATCTTGCCCACGGCGATCTTGGTCCATCCTATCGTTCTCGCGGCTCAGAGTCGGTCCAGAGCATTCTTATCCGAAAATTCCCGGTAACGGCGAAAGTTGGCCTTGTGGCAACTGTCTTTGCGCTTGTTGTCGGAATCCCCCTTGGTGTTTTCGGAGCACTGCGGCAAAACTCCTGGATCGATTACCTTAGCCTTGGCATCGCAACAACCGGTGTCTCTGTGCCGAGCTTTATCATCGGGGTCTTGCTCATTATTGCGTTGAGCCAGTGGTTTGGCGTCAAGCCGATTCGCAGTCCAGAGGAGTGGGAAGGGTTCTCGACTGCCTATATTCTGCCGGGCATCGTCCTTGGTCTCGGCACGATGTCATATATCACGCGCCTCACGCGCTCAGCGATGCTTGAAGTCATCAGGCAGGATTACATCCGAACAGCACGGGCCAAGGGGCTGCGCGAACCGACAATTATCACACGGCATATGCTCCGCAACGCCCTCATTTCGGTCATCACGATCCTCGGTCCGGCAATTGCTGGCTTGGTCACCGGCTCGTTCATCATCGAGTCGATCTTTAACGTGCCGGGGATGGGCCGCGAATATGTGCAGGCGATTGCCGCGCGCGACTACTCAATGATTATGGGCACCACGCTGTTTTATGCCGTGATGGTCGCCATCGCAAACCTGTGGGTCGACATCATGTACGGGCTACTCGATCCCCGCATTCGGATTTAG
- a CDS encoding ABC transporter permease yields the protein MASTTTAVGALDERFLLRHPPRSLWSDAWRRFRRNKMAIVGVVYLLFLAIVAIFAPVIAPHNPVKTDVAHAGVYRQAAWIHDPNPMRTGTWEYPLGTDAVGRDVFSRLIYGTRVSLIVGFIPMICTLLIGTVIGLIAGYAGGRIDNLLMRFTDVIYAFPDLLFFIIMQVAFRDAWFGRLLNGLVLLFITLSLVNWTGVARLVRGEVLALKQKEFVEAARTIGAPTSQILLRHILPNALGPIIVVGAYIVPGAIISEAILSYLGIGVRPSVRLDAPFPTSWGSMILDGSRAWESQPWMLIAPSLAIALITLAFTFVGDGLRDALDPRQSER from the coding sequence ATGGCGAGCACGACAACTGCGGTCGGTGCGCTTGACGAACGGTTCCTCCTGCGGCATCCGCCCCGGAGCTTGTGGAGCGACGCATGGCGACGGTTTCGGCGGAACAAAATGGCCATCGTTGGCGTGGTGTACTTGCTCTTCCTGGCGATCGTTGCGATCTTTGCCCCAGTCATTGCACCCCATAATCCGGTCAAGACCGACGTTGCTCACGCGGGTGTCTACCGCCAGGCGGCGTGGATTCACGACCCGAACCCGATGCGCACCGGGACATGGGAGTACCCGCTTGGGACGGACGCCGTTGGTCGCGACGTGTTCAGTCGGCTGATCTATGGCACGCGCGTATCACTGATCGTCGGATTTATCCCGATGATCTGTACGTTACTGATTGGCACGGTCATTGGCCTAATTGCCGGGTACGCCGGAGGGCGGATCGATAACTTGCTCATGCGCTTTACCGACGTGATCTACGCGTTTCCGGACTTGCTGTTCTTCATCATCATGCAGGTCGCGTTCCGCGACGCCTGGTTTGGCCGGCTGCTCAACGGGCTGGTTCTGCTCTTCATCACCCTTTCGCTTGTGAACTGGACGGGCGTGGCGCGGCTTGTACGGGGCGAAGTGTTAGCCCTCAAGCAAAAAGAATTTGTGGAAGCTGCTCGAACAATCGGTGCGCCGACCTCGCAAATCCTGCTCCGGCATATCTTGCCGAATGCCCTAGGGCCAATCATCGTGGTCGGTGCGTACATCGTACCAGGCGCAATTATCTCTGAAGCAATCTTGAGTTATCTTGGTATTGGCGTTCGTCCGAGTGTCCGCCTGGATGCGCCGTTTCCGACAAGCTGGGGCAGCATGATCCTGGACGGCTCACGGGCGTGGGAATCCCAGCCGTGGATGCTGATCGCGCCGAGTTTGGCGATTGCGCTCATTACCTTGGCCTTCACGTTTGTCGGCGATGGTCTCCGTGATGCGCTCGATCCGCGGCAGAGTGAACGCTAG